One Nitrospira sp. DNA window includes the following coding sequences:
- a CDS encoding Nitrite reductase accessory protein NirV, whose translation MIRGGSWNNKPENLRASNRNRNNPDNRNNNLGFRLVQSARTVHCMVPARSRSAHGQTG comes from the coding sequence GTGATCCGCGGCGGTTCCTGGAACAACAAACCGGAGAACCTGCGTGCTTCAAACCGGAACAGGAACAACCCCGACAACCGGAACAACAACCTGGGCTTCCGTCTCGTCCAGTCCGCCCGCACGGTGCATTGTATGGTGCCGGCTCGGAGCCGGTCTGCTCACGGGCAGACCGGGTGA
- a CDS encoding YpfJ protein, zinc metalloprotease superfamily produces the protein MRWEGQRESGNIEDRRGMGPARSGVGLGLGGIVLVLAVSFLTGTNPLTLLNMLSGVQEMADSSGPDTSGPVGAPNDKLGKFASVVLADTEDTWRALLPKSGRTYEDPRMVLFTGAVRSACGTASSAVGPFYCPGDHKVYLDLSFFNELSQRLGAPGDFAQAYVIAHEIGHHVQNLLGVAEKVSQLQQRVSTAERNALSVRMELQADCFAGVWGYHAQHNRNLIEPGDFEEGLRAAAAIGDDQLQKMSQGHVQPESWTHGSSEQRMTWLRRGLQSGDPGTCDTFAESRS, from the coding sequence ATGCGATGGGAAGGCCAACGGGAGAGCGGAAACATCGAAGACCGCCGAGGGATGGGCCCGGCCAGATCGGGCGTAGGCCTCGGATTGGGCGGCATCGTGTTGGTGCTTGCGGTGAGCTTTTTGACCGGGACGAATCCGCTCACCTTGCTGAACATGCTGAGCGGCGTGCAGGAGATGGCCGATTCCTCGGGTCCTGATACCTCCGGCCCCGTCGGGGCACCGAACGACAAGCTCGGAAAATTCGCCTCGGTCGTCTTGGCCGATACAGAAGACACCTGGCGCGCACTGCTTCCGAAATCGGGCCGCACCTACGAAGACCCTCGTATGGTGCTGTTTACCGGCGCGGTACGCTCCGCCTGCGGCACCGCCTCATCCGCCGTCGGCCCCTTCTATTGTCCCGGCGACCACAAAGTCTATTTGGACCTCTCGTTTTTCAACGAACTGTCGCAACGCCTCGGCGCGCCCGGCGACTTCGCGCAGGCCTATGTCATCGCCCATGAAATCGGGCACCATGTCCAGAATCTGCTCGGCGTCGCCGAGAAGGTCAGCCAGCTGCAACAACGGGTCTCGACCGCGGAACGCAACGCCCTGTCCGTCCGCATGGAACTCCAGGCCGATTGTTTCGCCGGTGTCTGGGGCTACCATGCGCAACACAACCGCAACCTCATCGAGCCCGGTGATTTCGAGGAAGGCCTGCGCGCCGCGGCGGCCATCGGAGACGACCAACTACAGAAAATGTCGCAAGGCCATGTGCAGCCGGAAAGCTGGACTCACGGCTCATCCGAGCAACGGATGACCTGGCTACGCCGCGGTCTGCAGTCCGGCGACCCTGGAACTTGCGATACCTTTGCCGAGAGCCGGTCATAA
- a CDS encoding LSU rRNA pseudouridine(2457) synthase, which yields MTVQPSIRTLAFNKPYDVLPCFTDPDGRPTLSDYVEVPGVYAAGRLDRDSEGLLLLTSDGALAHSITDPQHHLPKIYLAQVELVPDEAALERLRSGVLLSGKRTRPALVRVLREEPHLPDRPVPIRFRKNVPTAWLELTLYEGMNRQVRRMTAAVGHPTLRLVRVAIGPITLRNLQPGRWRELAPHEVRQIYRDSKLGSRGRSATGPLRRRVRSRS from the coding sequence ATGACGGTGCAACCCAGCATTCGCACCCTGGCATTCAATAAGCCCTACGATGTGTTGCCTTGTTTTACCGATCCCGACGGTCGCCCGACCTTGAGCGACTATGTCGAGGTTCCCGGTGTGTATGCGGCAGGCCGGCTCGATCGTGACAGCGAAGGGCTGTTGCTGCTGACGTCGGACGGTGCGTTGGCCCATTCCATCACGGATCCGCAGCACCACCTTCCCAAAATCTACCTGGCACAAGTCGAGCTGGTTCCGGATGAAGCAGCCTTAGAACGGTTACGCAGCGGGGTCCTGCTGAGTGGGAAACGCACGAGGCCTGCGTTGGTTCGCGTCCTGAGGGAGGAACCCCACCTGCCGGACCGGCCGGTCCCCATTCGATTCCGGAAGAATGTCCCGACAGCCTGGCTGGAACTCACGCTGTATGAAGGCATGAACCGGCAAGTGCGGCGGATGACGGCTGCAGTCGGTCATCCCACCTTGCGGCTGGTGCGGGTGGCGATCGGGCCGATTACCTTGAGAAACCTCCAGCCGGGCCGGTGGCGGGAGCTGGCGCCCCATGAAGTGAGGCAGATCTATCGGGACAGTAAGTTGGGATCGCGCGGAAGGTCTGCCACTGGGCCACTTCGTCGGAGAGTCAGGAGCCGTTCCTGA
- a CDS encoding CzcABC family efflux RND transporter, membrane fusion protein, with product MTQVVRQDVPVIAEGVGTTAGTVDAQIRSKVQGYLLSRHYTEGAFVKAGHLLFKIDQRTYQASFDQMKGELAKAEAAYKKTQLDVARDTPLAKQGAVSQKELDDSIQANEANKASVFAARANLEKAKLNFDWTNITSPVDGVAGIANAQIGDLIMESTVLTTVSQVDPIKVLFPISEKMYLRFAERIQQAAAAPDAARSHRTDLELILVDGSVHPHKGRVALPDRQVDVKTGTITLVGYFPNPGNVLRPGQYAKVRATIETLHDALVIPQRAVQELQGTYHVAVVEADNKIAVRAVKPGLRIGTRWVITSGLNAGEQVVVEGLQKVRSGIVVSPKPGPSEPTLTDSEAPSPPSRPGT from the coding sequence GTGACGCAGGTCGTCAGGCAGGATGTCCCGGTGATCGCTGAAGGCGTGGGGACGACCGCCGGCACAGTCGATGCCCAGATCCGGTCGAAGGTGCAGGGCTATCTCCTGTCGCGCCATTACACGGAGGGGGCTTTCGTCAAGGCCGGGCATCTCCTCTTCAAAATCGACCAGCGTACCTACCAGGCGTCGTTCGATCAAATGAAGGGCGAACTGGCCAAGGCCGAAGCCGCCTACAAAAAAACGCAGCTCGATGTGGCGCGGGACACTCCGTTGGCGAAACAAGGGGCGGTGAGTCAGAAGGAGTTGGACGATTCCATCCAGGCGAACGAGGCGAACAAGGCGTCGGTGTTTGCCGCCCGGGCGAATCTCGAAAAGGCCAAACTGAATTTCGACTGGACGAACATCACCTCGCCGGTCGACGGCGTCGCCGGCATCGCCAACGCTCAGATCGGCGATCTGATCATGGAGAGCACCGTCTTGACGACCGTTTCGCAGGTGGACCCCATCAAGGTGCTGTTCCCGATCAGCGAAAAGATGTACCTCCGGTTTGCGGAGCGGATTCAGCAGGCAGCTGCTGCGCCGGACGCGGCCCGATCCCACCGAACCGACCTCGAACTGATCTTGGTCGACGGGTCCGTCCATCCACACAAGGGGAGGGTCGCGCTGCCCGATCGGCAGGTCGATGTCAAGACCGGCACGATCACGCTCGTCGGCTATTTCCCGAATCCGGGCAACGTGCTGCGGCCGGGCCAATATGCCAAGGTCCGCGCCACCATCGAGACGCTGCATGATGCGCTCGTGATCCCGCAACGCGCGGTGCAGGAACTGCAGGGGACCTATCACGTGGCCGTCGTCGAAGCCGACAACAAGATCGCCGTTCGAGCGGTGAAGCCGGGCCTGCGGATCGGAACCCGGTGGGTCATTACCTCCGGCCTGAACGCCGGCGAACAGGTGGTGGTCGAGGGGCTTCAAAAGGTCCGCAGCGGCATCGTCGTCTCCCCCAAGCCAGGTCCTTCGGAACCAACGCTCACGGATTCAGAGGCACCGTCCCCACCGAGCCGACCCGGAACCTAG
- a CDS encoding RND efflux system, inner membrane transporter, which produces MVKFFIHRPIVAMVIAIITVLMGIVSVLRLPVAQFPNLVPPEIQVQTTYLGADALSVEQAVATPLEQQINGVDHMLYMYSTSAGSGQMTLRVTFDLDTDPNTDQVLTQMRQTIALPQLPEAVQQYGITNPKALSSPLMLLSLYSPKGTYDATFLANYAYININDPLTRVTGVGQVQLFGAGQYAMRLWVKPDQLAKLGLTVVDLFNAISAQNTVNPAGQVGAEPVPSGQEFTYTVRAQGRLVTEEEFENIVLRANTDGSFVRLRDVARIELGAQVYNVLGRLNGSPAAVIAVYQLPGSNAIETVGRIRALMAELQQRFPDDLAAVVSLDTTLAVTEGLHEILTTLWQAVLLVIIVVFLFLQSWRATLIPLLAVPVSLIGTFAVFPLLGFSINTLSLFGLVLAIGLVVDDAIVVVEAVTHHLEQGLAPREATLKAMEEVAGPVLAIALILTAVFVPTAFIPGITGRLYQQFAVTIAVSVLLSAVNALTLSPALAALLLKPTAPARGWLGRCFGRFNRAFARLTEGYVGWCGSLMQKAGRTLVALGLVTLAAGLLGARLPSGFIPAEDQGVFYVNVQLPEAASLQRTDLVSRKIEQILQKTPGVASFTVTVGYSFLSQVSTTYNAYFSVNLKPWHERRSGEEQYEAIVARVNRELAGLPEAQAVAFSPPPVPGIGAAGGTTMMLEDRMGQGVEFLAEQTQRFIEAARHRPELANVTTTLLPNVPQLFARIDQAKALKQGVTLSDIHQTLQVFMGGPFVNYFNRFGRQWQVYLLAEGEYRTRVENIDQFYVRNKDGKMVPLSTLVTVLPTFGPEFTMRFNEYRAAQINAVAAPGHSSGQVMRALEEVFAATMPSGMGFDYMGMSYQEQVAAKGVSPWLIFGFSLLFVFLILAAQYESWSLPFAVLLATPISVFGAFAASWLRGIENDVYSQIGLVMLIGLGAKNAILIVEFAKVEVERGRPIREAALAGARLRLRPILMTAFAFILGVLPLAMASGAGAHSRVILGTTVVGGMSAASLLAIFLIPVSFYVVEKLAGRGRAGAATSVRPAPSPDQVPLQT; this is translated from the coding sequence ATGGTCAAATTCTTCATCCATCGGCCCATCGTGGCCATGGTGATTGCGATCATCACAGTGCTGATGGGAATCGTGTCGGTGCTCCGCCTGCCGGTCGCGCAGTTCCCGAATTTGGTTCCCCCGGAAATCCAGGTGCAGACGACCTACCTCGGCGCCGATGCGCTGTCCGTCGAGCAGGCCGTGGCCACTCCGTTGGAGCAGCAGATCAACGGCGTCGACCACATGCTGTACATGTATTCGACCAGCGCCGGCAGCGGGCAGATGACGCTGCGGGTCACCTTCGATCTCGACACCGATCCCAACACCGACCAGGTCTTGACGCAGATGCGCCAGACCATCGCCCTGCCCCAGCTTCCGGAAGCCGTGCAACAGTACGGCATCACCAATCCCAAGGCGCTGAGCAGCCCCTTGATGCTGCTGTCGCTCTATTCGCCGAAGGGCACCTACGACGCCACGTTCCTCGCCAACTATGCCTACATCAACATCAACGATCCGCTGACACGCGTCACGGGGGTCGGCCAGGTCCAGCTGTTCGGGGCCGGTCAATATGCCATGCGGCTCTGGGTGAAGCCTGATCAACTGGCGAAACTCGGCCTCACGGTGGTGGACCTGTTCAATGCGATCAGTGCCCAGAATACGGTCAACCCGGCCGGCCAGGTCGGTGCCGAGCCGGTCCCGTCCGGTCAGGAGTTCACCTATACGGTGCGGGCACAGGGCCGACTGGTGACGGAGGAAGAATTCGAAAACATCGTGCTCCGCGCCAATACGGATGGCTCGTTCGTCCGGCTGCGCGACGTGGCGCGCATCGAACTGGGCGCCCAGGTCTACAATGTACTCGGTCGCCTCAACGGATCTCCCGCTGCCGTCATCGCGGTCTACCAGCTGCCGGGGTCGAACGCGATTGAGACGGTGGGACGGATCCGCGCGCTGATGGCCGAGTTGCAGCAGCGGTTTCCGGACGATCTGGCCGCGGTGGTGTCGTTGGACACGACCCTGGCCGTGACGGAGGGGTTGCACGAAATCCTCACCACGCTCTGGCAGGCCGTGCTCCTGGTCATCATCGTCGTCTTCCTGTTTTTGCAAAGCTGGCGCGCCACGTTGATTCCGTTACTGGCCGTGCCCGTGTCCTTGATCGGCACCTTTGCCGTCTTCCCGCTCCTGGGTTTTTCGATCAACACGCTGTCGTTGTTCGGGTTGGTCCTGGCCATCGGACTCGTGGTGGACGACGCGATCGTGGTGGTGGAAGCGGTCACCCACCACCTCGAACAGGGGCTGGCGCCGCGTGAGGCGACGCTGAAGGCGATGGAGGAGGTGGCGGGGCCGGTGCTGGCGATCGCCTTGATCCTGACGGCGGTGTTCGTGCCGACGGCGTTCATTCCGGGGATCACGGGGCGGCTCTACCAGCAGTTTGCCGTGACGATCGCGGTGTCGGTGCTGCTGTCGGCGGTGAACGCGTTGACGTTGAGTCCGGCGCTGGCGGCGTTGTTGTTGAAACCGACGGCCCCGGCGCGGGGCTGGTTGGGCCGGTGCTTCGGCCGGTTCAACCGGGCGTTCGCGCGGCTGACGGAGGGCTATGTGGGGTGGTGCGGGAGCCTGATGCAGAAGGCGGGCCGGACGCTGGTGGCGCTGGGGCTGGTCACGTTGGCCGCCGGGCTGCTCGGCGCCCGCCTGCCCAGCGGCTTCATCCCTGCCGAAGACCAGGGAGTGTTTTACGTGAATGTGCAGTTGCCGGAAGCGGCCTCCTTGCAGCGAACGGACCTGGTCTCGCGCAAGATCGAACAGATTCTGCAGAAGACGCCGGGCGTCGCGTCCTTTACGGTGACGGTCGGGTACAGTTTTTTGAGTCAAGTCAGTACGACGTACAACGCCTATTTCTCGGTGAACCTCAAGCCGTGGCATGAACGCCGCAGCGGGGAGGAACAGTACGAGGCCATCGTGGCGCGTGTGAATCGTGAACTGGCCGGCCTGCCCGAAGCCCAGGCCGTCGCCTTTTCTCCGCCTCCGGTTCCCGGCATCGGCGCGGCCGGCGGCACCACGATGATGCTGGAGGATCGGATGGGACAGGGCGTCGAGTTCCTGGCGGAACAGACGCAGAGATTCATCGAAGCGGCGCGTCACCGGCCGGAACTGGCGAACGTGACCACGACCTTGCTTCCGAACGTGCCGCAACTGTTCGCCCGGATCGATCAGGCGAAAGCCTTGAAGCAGGGCGTGACGCTGTCGGATATCCATCAAACCCTCCAGGTGTTCATGGGGGGGCCGTTCGTCAACTACTTCAATCGATTCGGTCGCCAGTGGCAGGTGTATCTCCTGGCCGAAGGCGAGTATCGGACGAGGGTCGAGAACATCGACCAGTTCTATGTCAGGAACAAGGACGGCAAGATGGTGCCGCTCTCGACGCTGGTCACCGTGCTGCCGACTTTCGGCCCGGAATTCACCATGCGGTTCAACGAATACCGCGCCGCCCAGATCAATGCCGTCGCCGCTCCGGGGCACAGCAGCGGCCAGGTCATGCGGGCGCTCGAAGAGGTGTTTGCCGCAACCATGCCGAGCGGGATGGGCTTCGACTACATGGGCATGTCGTATCAGGAACAAGTCGCCGCGAAGGGGGTGTCGCCCTGGTTGATCTTCGGATTTTCCCTCTTGTTCGTCTTCCTCATCCTTGCCGCCCAATATGAGAGTTGGTCCTTGCCGTTCGCGGTGCTCCTGGCCACGCCGATTTCCGTTTTCGGCGCCTTCGCCGCCTCCTGGCTGCGCGGCATCGAGAACGACGTGTACAGCCAGATCGGTCTGGTCATGTTGATCGGCTTGGGTGCCAAGAATGCGATCCTGATCGTCGAATTCGCGAAGGTGGAGGTCGAGCGGGGGCGACCGATCAGAGAGGCGGCGTTGGCCGGAGCCAGGCTGCGGCTGCGGCCGATTCTCATGACCGCGTTCGCGTTCATCCTGGGAGTCTTGCCGCTGGCCATGGCGTCGGGCGCCGGCGCCCATTCGCGGGTGATCTTGGGGACGACGGTGGTCGGCGGGATGTCGGCGGCCAGCCTGCTGGCGATTTTTCTGATCCCGGTTTCGTTTTATGTCGTTGAAAAACTGGCCGGACGAGGGAGAGCGGGCGCGGCAACATCCGTGCGGCCTGCGCCCTCGCCAGACCAGGTTCCGCTCCAGACCTGA